One genomic segment of Desulfovibrio aminophilus includes these proteins:
- a CDS encoding flagellar biosynthesis anti-sigma factor FlgM, whose translation MLDTPDPGRGRPDARDHDAALPDREARAARLRDIKERIRAGDYTPDIKDVAYLLAAMMTPR comes from the coding sequence ATGCTCGATACGCCTGATCCCGGACGAGGACGCCCGGACGCCCGCGACCACGACGCCGCCCTGCCGGACCGCGAGGCCCGCGCGGCGAGACTGCGCGACATCAAGGAACGCATCCGCGCCGGGGACTACACCCCGGACATCAAGGACGTGGCCTATCTCCTGGCCGCGATGATGACTCCGCGCTAG
- a CDS encoding Hpt domain-containing protein, whose translation MSTPGFDADLFLQYLGDDRELAVELLTAFIEDAPARLADLTSAAEAGDFEAATRAAHSLKGMCGVLRARDVADLALGAETAARARDGAALRAAMPGLTQGLRGILDRAAAFLAA comes from the coding sequence ATGAGCACTCCCGGATTCGACGCCGACCTGTTCCTCCAGTACCTCGGAGACGACCGCGAGCTGGCCGTGGAGCTGCTCACGGCCTTCATCGAGGACGCGCCCGCGCGCCTGGCCGACCTGACCTCGGCGGCGGAGGCCGGGGACTTCGAGGCCGCCACCCGCGCGGCCCACTCCCTCAAGGGCATGTGCGGGGTGCTGCGCGCCCGGGACGTGGCCGACCTGGCCCTGGGCGCGGAGACCGCCGCCCGGGCCCGCGACGGGGCCGCCCTGCGCGCGGCCATGCCGGGCCTGACCCAGGGCCTGCGGGGCATCCTGGACCGCGCGGCCGCCTTCCTCGCCGCCTGA
- a CDS encoding aconitate hydratase, protein MARNLTQKIIAAHLVDGTMTPGSEIALRIDQTLTQDATGTMAWLQFEAIGIERVKTELSVSYVDHNTLQMGFRNPDDHRYLRSAAARFGAVFSPPGTGICHQLHLENFARPGRTLVGSDSHTPTAGGLSMLAFGAGGLSVALAMAGAPYVIAMPKVVRVRLEGRLTGWAAAKDVILHLLGLLTVKGGVGKVFEFSGPGAASLTVPERATITNMGAELGATTSVFESDARTRDFLTRMGRASHFKPLAADTDAAFDDEVVIDLSKLEPLAACPHMPDRVVTVASLDGLAVDQVAVGSCTNSSYADLKTVALTLKGKRVPPATDLMVSPGSKQVVKMLAAEKLIEPMLDAGARMLECTCGPCIGMGGSPVSAGVSVRTFNRNFEGRSGTQDAKVYLVSPQTAANVALRGAFTDPASWGKAPRKPALPKKVPSIRKLFVFPPKDGSDVEILRGPNIAPLTKFDALPATIAGQVALKVGDDITTDHILPAGAQITALRSNIPAISEYIFSRVDADFVGRIKKLGGGFILGGENYGQGSSREHAALGPRHLGVKAVIVKSLARIHRANLVNFGILPLLLKNKADYDALEQGAALTIKASELTPGGELEIVADSGRRITATNDLTAKELNIIQAGGLLNAARARS, encoded by the coding sequence GTGGCCCGCAACCTGACCCAGAAGATCATCGCCGCCCATCTCGTGGACGGAACCATGACCCCCGGTTCCGAGATCGCCCTGCGGATCGACCAGACCCTGACCCAGGACGCCACCGGCACCATGGCCTGGCTCCAGTTCGAGGCCATCGGCATCGAGCGGGTCAAGACCGAGCTGTCCGTGTCCTACGTGGACCACAACACGCTCCAGATGGGCTTCCGCAACCCCGACGACCACCGCTACCTGCGCAGCGCGGCGGCCCGCTTCGGCGCGGTCTTCTCGCCTCCGGGCACGGGCATCTGCCACCAGCTCCACCTGGAGAACTTCGCCCGGCCGGGCAGGACCCTGGTGGGCTCGGACTCCCACACCCCCACGGCGGGCGGCCTGTCCATGCTGGCCTTCGGCGCGGGAGGCCTGTCCGTGGCCCTGGCCATGGCCGGAGCGCCCTACGTCATCGCCATGCCCAAGGTGGTGCGCGTGCGCCTGGAGGGCAGGCTCACGGGCTGGGCCGCGGCCAAGGACGTGATCCTGCACCTGCTCGGCCTGCTCACGGTCAAGGGCGGGGTGGGCAAGGTCTTCGAGTTCTCCGGCCCCGGCGCGGCCTCGCTCACCGTGCCCGAGCGCGCCACGATCACGAACATGGGCGCGGAGCTGGGCGCGACCACCTCGGTCTTCGAGAGCGACGCCCGGACCCGCGACTTCCTGACCCGCATGGGCCGGGCCTCCCACTTCAAGCCCCTGGCCGCCGACACGGACGCCGCCTTCGACGACGAGGTCGTCATCGACCTGTCCAAGCTCGAACCCCTGGCCGCCTGCCCGCACATGCCGGACAGGGTGGTCACGGTGGCCTCCCTGGACGGCCTGGCCGTGGACCAGGTGGCCGTGGGCTCCTGCACGAACTCCTCCTACGCGGACCTGAAGACCGTGGCCCTGACCCTCAAGGGCAAGCGCGTGCCGCCCGCAACGGACCTGATGGTCTCCCCGGGCTCCAAGCAGGTGGTCAAGATGCTGGCCGCCGAGAAGCTCATCGAGCCCATGCTCGACGCCGGGGCGCGGATGCTGGAGTGCACCTGCGGGCCGTGCATCGGCATGGGCGGCTCGCCCGTGTCCGCGGGCGTGAGCGTGCGCACCTTCAACCGCAACTTCGAGGGCCGCAGCGGCACCCAGGACGCCAAGGTCTATCTGGTCAGCCCGCAGACCGCGGCCAACGTGGCCCTGCGCGGCGCGTTCACGGACCCGGCCAGCTGGGGCAAGGCCCCGCGCAAGCCCGCGCTGCCCAAGAAGGTCCCGAGCATCAGGAAGCTCTTCGTCTTCCCGCCCAAGGACGGCTCGGACGTGGAGATACTGCGCGGCCCGAACATCGCGCCCCTGACCAAGTTCGACGCCCTGCCCGCGACCATCGCCGGGCAGGTGGCGCTCAAGGTCGGCGACGACATCACCACGGACCACATCCTGCCCGCCGGAGCCCAGATCACGGCCCTGCGCTCGAACATCCCGGCCATCAGCGAATACATCTTCAGCCGGGTGGACGCGGACTTCGTGGGCCGGATCAAGAAACTCGGCGGCGGCTTCATCCTGGGCGGCGAGAACTACGGCCAGGGCTCCAGCCGCGAGCACGCGGCCCTGGGCCCCCGCCACCTGGGGGTCAAGGCCGTGATCGTCAAGTCCCTGGCGCGCATCCACCGGGCCAACCTGGTGAACTTCGGCATCCTGCCCCTGCTGCTCAAGAACAAGGCGGACTACGACGCCCTGGAGCAGGGCGCGGCCCTGACCATCAAGGCCTCGGAGCTGACGCCCGGCGGCGAGTTGGAGATCGTGGCCGACTCGGGACGCCGGATCACCGCGACAAATGATTTGACGGCCAAGGAACTGAATATTATCCAGGCTGGCGGACTGCTCAACGCGGCCCGCGCCCGGTCCTGA
- a CDS encoding methyl-accepting chemotaxis protein: MTFRALMQSTAFKVALVVVLALVLQGSAILGFFSWSVFRFADERGERFREDTLASEQERLRNLTQLASAVVDSYYLRSQDVEGLKREKRNQLKRVVDAAVSQAQAALKTYGRAEAEEVIKRQTAGIRFDGDNYVWINDLAPAMVMHPARPDLNGQNLSENKDPKGKRLFVEMVEAVRKGNGEGLVDYYWAKPGETEPKLKISYVRLVPELGWIFGTGAWIEDITADMQRQALAQVARMRLPDGNYFWINDTAQPVPNMIMHPVSPALDGKPLSDSKYDCATSAQAGADGKRRNLGGKANLFAAAADVAREAGEGYVTYLWPKPKSGGGVTEERFPKLSYVKLFKPWGWVIGMGVYVDNIDAAAAAQTHEMRGTVSGMVAQAVVAGLAFVILFGILSALVIRKSIGRPLGRLVHYFDDVARGNLDSTLDERFTGEMGVLQHHMGEMVGSLRVKVRESAELAEQARAETERARQAGEEAEKARAQAEQARRQGMLDAAASIEEAVNGLSSASEQLNAQIRVTSESADAQRRRTEETATAMEQMNSTVMEVARNAELAAAAAEETRRTAAEGEGIVRDSVSAMNRVHELAADLKADMGNLAGQAEAIGRIVGVITDIADQTNLLALNAAIEAARAGEAGRGFAVVADEVRKLAEKTMTATKEVGEAVRAIQSGAENNRQGVDQAVEAVDRATGLVNRSGESLANIVTRVQEAADQVRSIATASEEQSAASEEITRSVEDVNRITAETSQGMVEAARAVEDMARLAAELKALVDRLRAG; the protein is encoded by the coding sequence ATGACCTTTCGCGCTCTCATGCAATCCACCGCCTTCAAGGTCGCCCTGGTCGTCGTTCTGGCCCTCGTGCTCCAAGGATCGGCCATCCTGGGCTTCTTCTCCTGGTCCGTGTTCCGCTTCGCCGACGAGCGCGGCGAGCGGTTCCGCGAGGACACCCTGGCCTCGGAGCAGGAGCGCCTGCGCAACCTGACCCAGCTCGCCTCGGCCGTGGTGGATTCCTATTATCTCCGCTCCCAGGACGTGGAGGGGCTCAAGCGCGAGAAGCGCAACCAGTTGAAGAGGGTGGTGGACGCGGCCGTGAGCCAGGCCCAGGCCGCGCTCAAGACCTACGGCCGGGCCGAGGCCGAGGAGGTCATCAAGCGGCAGACCGCGGGCATCCGCTTCGACGGCGACAACTACGTCTGGATCAACGACCTCGCTCCGGCCATGGTCATGCACCCCGCGCGGCCGGACCTGAACGGCCAGAACCTGTCGGAGAACAAGGATCCCAAGGGCAAGCGCCTGTTCGTCGAGATGGTCGAGGCCGTGAGGAAGGGCAACGGCGAGGGTCTGGTGGACTACTACTGGGCCAAGCCCGGGGAGACGGAGCCCAAGCTGAAGATCTCCTACGTCCGGCTCGTGCCCGAGCTGGGCTGGATCTTCGGCACCGGGGCCTGGATCGAGGACATCACCGCCGACATGCAGCGTCAGGCCCTGGCCCAGGTGGCGCGCATGCGGCTGCCCGACGGCAACTATTTCTGGATCAACGACACGGCCCAGCCCGTGCCGAACATGATCATGCATCCCGTGTCCCCGGCCCTGGACGGCAAGCCCCTGAGCGATTCCAAGTACGACTGCGCCACCTCGGCCCAGGCCGGGGCCGACGGCAAGCGCAGGAATCTCGGCGGCAAGGCCAACCTCTTCGCGGCCGCGGCCGACGTGGCCCGCGAGGCGGGCGAGGGCTACGTGACCTATCTCTGGCCCAAGCCCAAGTCCGGCGGCGGCGTCACCGAGGAGCGCTTCCCCAAGCTCTCCTATGTCAAGCTCTTCAAGCCCTGGGGCTGGGTCATCGGCATGGGCGTCTACGTGGACAACATCGACGCGGCCGCCGCGGCCCAGACCCACGAGATGCGCGGCACGGTCTCCGGCATGGTCGCCCAGGCCGTGGTCGCCGGACTGGCCTTCGTGATCCTCTTCGGCATCCTGAGCGCACTGGTCATCCGCAAGAGCATCGGCCGTCCCCTGGGCCGTCTCGTGCACTACTTCGACGACGTGGCCCGGGGCAATTTGGACAGCACCCTGGACGAGCGCTTCACCGGCGAGATGGGCGTTCTCCAGCACCACATGGGCGAGATGGTCGGCAGCCTGCGCGTGAAGGTGCGCGAATCCGCCGAGCTGGCCGAACAGGCCCGCGCCGAAACCGAACGCGCCCGCCAGGCCGGCGAGGAGGCCGAGAAGGCCCGGGCCCAGGCCGAGCAGGCCCGCCGCCAGGGCATGCTGGACGCCGCCGCGAGCATCGAGGAGGCGGTCAACGGCCTGTCGTCCGCCTCGGAGCAGCTCAACGCCCAGATCCGCGTGACCTCCGAGTCCGCCGACGCCCAGCGCCGCCGCACCGAGGAAACCGCCACGGCCATGGAGCAGATGAACTCCACGGTCATGGAGGTGGCCCGCAACGCCGAGCTGGCCGCGGCCGCGGCCGAGGAGACCCGCAGGACCGCCGCCGAGGGCGAGGGCATCGTGCGCGACTCGGTGTCGGCCATGAACCGGGTCCACGAACTGGCCGCCGACCTCAAGGCGGACATGGGCAACCTGGCCGGGCAGGCCGAGGCCATCGGCCGCATCGTGGGCGTGATCACCGACATCGCGGATCAGACCAACCTTCTGGCGCTGAACGCGGCCATCGAGGCCGCCCGCGCGGGCGAGGCCGGACGGGGCTTCGCCGTGGTGGCCGACGAGGTGCGCAAGCTGGCCGAGAAGACCATGACCGCCACCAAGGAGGTGGGCGAGGCCGTGCGGGCCATCCAGAGCGGCGCCGAGAACAACCGCCAGGGCGTGGACCAGGCCGTGGAGGCCGTGGACCGGGCCACCGGGCTGGTGAACCGCTCCGGCGAGTCCCTGGCGAACATCGTCACCCGGGTTCAGGAGGCCGCCGATCAGGTGCGCTCCATCGCCACGGCCAGCGAGGAACAGTCCGCCGCCAGCGAGGAGATCACCCGTTCCGTGGAGGACGTGAACCGGATTACCGCCGAGACGTCCCAGGGCATGGTCGAGGCCGCCCGGGCCGTGGAGGACATGGCCCGCTTGGCCGCCGAGCTGAAGGCCCTGGTGGACCGCCTGCGCGCGGGCTAG
- a CDS encoding SurA N-terminal domain-containing protein has translation MLDIMRQHASGWIIKILFGIIIIVFIFFFGSGTMHEKGDPVIAYVNDQPILARDFLRAYQESTERARRENPDAGREDLRDPQAKQQLLTQMVNSMLLREAAVNMDLSASATELRAAISRMEAFQNKDGAFDPEIYRQVLAANHMTPAVFEQSLRENLLLEKVRVYVSLPARADEAQARELFHWAREQARVEYLLFPQADFLAKAQVTDKQVEEFYEQNKDKFLRPARAAFRYLAFTPKTLAPFQEVKDEDVRAYFDSHQSTFTRPEEVRVRHILLTVDPAAGPAEAQKAEASIRALAAKAKAGADFADLARRNSQDAGAANGGDLGWFGRGAMVKPFEDAAFALKKGEISEPVRTEFGWHLIQMEDRHEAGPMSFDEVKDQIKRQLAEDRASEKISDLLDAALDQLAAGMKIDKIAEQAGLPLAQSEPATQDNLVQFFGMTPEAARTLMDLGTEMSTKTPLAIEDGYLLAEKIQDEPEATLPLDAVKDQVVRVLKEREAARLAGEKAQQTLDALRAGKAEDVLKSVRLSEPFNRSGFVPGLGGSPALAQAVFAAPDNAWLPQTFPLAQGVAVVRLKERIAPSDAAWDKEKAFWVSTMSQRYGEELFQAFLTDLRAKAKVQVIRADLLN, from the coding sequence ATGCTCGATATCATGCGTCAACATGCCTCGGGATGGATCATCAAGATCCTTTTCGGCATCATCATCATCGTCTTCATCTTCTTCTTCGGCTCGGGCACCATGCACGAGAAGGGCGATCCGGTCATCGCCTACGTCAACGACCAGCCCATCCTGGCCCGCGACTTCCTGCGCGCCTACCAGGAGAGCACCGAGCGCGCCCGCCGCGAGAACCCGGACGCCGGGCGCGAGGACCTGCGTGACCCCCAGGCCAAGCAGCAGCTCCTGACCCAGATGGTCAACTCCATGCTCCTGCGCGAGGCCGCCGTGAACATGGACCTCTCGGCCAGCGCCACCGAGCTGCGCGCGGCCATCTCCCGCATGGAGGCCTTCCAGAACAAGGACGGGGCCTTTGATCCCGAGATCTACCGCCAGGTCCTGGCCGCCAACCACATGACCCCGGCGGTCTTCGAGCAGAGCCTGCGCGAGAACCTGCTCCTGGAGAAGGTCCGGGTCTACGTCTCCCTGCCCGCCCGCGCCGACGAGGCCCAGGCCAGGGAGCTCTTCCACTGGGCCCGCGAACAGGCCCGCGTGGAGTACCTCCTCTTCCCCCAGGCCGACTTCCTGGCCAAGGCCCAGGTGACGGACAAGCAGGTGGAGGAGTTCTACGAGCAGAACAAGGACAAGTTCCTGCGCCCGGCCCGGGCCGCCTTCCGCTACCTGGCCTTCACGCCCAAGACCCTGGCCCCGTTCCAGGAGGTCAAGGACGAGGACGTGCGCGCCTACTTCGACTCGCACCAGTCCACCTTCACCCGGCCCGAGGAGGTGCGCGTGCGCCACATCCTCCTCACGGTCGACCCCGCCGCCGGTCCGGCCGAGGCCCAGAAGGCCGAGGCCAGCATCCGCGCCCTGGCCGCCAAGGCCAAGGCCGGAGCCGACTTCGCGGATCTGGCCCGCCGCAACTCCCAGGACGCCGGCGCCGCCAACGGCGGCGACCTGGGCTGGTTCGGACGCGGGGCCATGGTCAAGCCCTTCGAGGACGCGGCCTTCGCCCTGAAGAAGGGCGAGATCTCCGAGCCCGTGCGCACGGAGTTCGGCTGGCACCTCATCCAGATGGAGGACCGCCACGAGGCCGGGCCCATGTCCTTCGACGAGGTCAAGGACCAGATCAAGCGCCAGCTCGCCGAGGACCGCGCCTCGGAGAAGATCTCCGACCTGCTCGACGCGGCCCTGGACCAGCTGGCCGCGGGCATGAAGATCGACAAGATCGCGGAGCAGGCGGGCCTGCCCCTGGCCCAGAGCGAACCGGCCACCCAGGACAACCTGGTGCAGTTCTTCGGCATGACGCCCGAGGCCGCGCGCACGCTCATGGACCTGGGCACGGAGATGAGCACCAAGACGCCCCTGGCCATCGAGGACGGCTACCTGCTGGCCGAGAAGATCCAGGACGAGCCCGAGGCCACCCTGCCCCTGGACGCGGTCAAGGACCAAGTCGTGCGAGTGCTCAAGGAGCGCGAGGCCGCCCGGCTGGCCGGGGAAAAGGCCCAGCAGACCCTGGACGCCCTGCGCGCGGGCAAGGCCGAGGACGTCCTCAAGTCCGTGCGCCTGAGCGAACCCTTCAACCGCTCCGGCTTCGTGCCCGGACTGGGCGGCAGCCCGGCCCTGGCCCAGGCCGTGTTCGCGGCCCCGGACAACGCCTGGCTGCCCCAGACCTTCCCCCTGGCCCAGGGCGTGGCGGTGGTCCGCCTCAAGGAGCGCATCGCCCCCTCGGACGCGGCCTGGGACAAGGAAAAGGCCTTCTGGGTCTCGACCATGAGCCAGCGCTACGGCGAGGAGCTGTTCCAGGCATTCCTCACCGACCTGCGCGCCAAGGCCAAGGTCCAGGTCATCCGCGCCGACCTGCTCAACTAG
- a CDS encoding C39 family peptidase has product MFRPLDGIGRRATRRAPALFAAAALFLLLGCAPKAAQDMLPPGRAEVSGVPFFAQEDHQCGPASLAGVLGFLGRPATPAELAAEVFRPGIRGSLGLDMALAARKRGLNARFYEGSARDLADSLRRGSPLIVLLDNGIGPVRHLHFAVATGYGPGGVRLNSDQDQGLVMSWDSFLNQWNKTGRWTLWITP; this is encoded by the coding sequence TTGTTCCGACCTCTCGACGGCATCGGCCGCCGCGCGACGCGCCGGGCCCCGGCGTTGTTCGCGGCGGCCGCTCTTTTCCTCCTCCTGGGCTGCGCCCCGAAGGCCGCCCAGGACATGCTCCCCCCTGGACGGGCCGAGGTGTCCGGCGTGCCCTTCTTCGCCCAGGAAGACCACCAGTGCGGTCCGGCCTCCCTGGCCGGGGTCCTCGGCTTCCTGGGACGGCCCGCCACGCCCGCCGAGCTGGCGGCGGAGGTCTTCCGCCCCGGCATCCGGGGCAGCCTGGGCCTGGACATGGCCCTGGCCGCCCGCAAGCGCGGCCTGAACGCCCGCTTCTACGAAGGCTCGGCCCGGGACCTGGCCGACTCCCTGCGCCGGGGGAGCCCGCTCATCGTGCTCCTGGACAACGGCATCGGCCCGGTGCGGCACCTGCACTTCGCCGTGGCCACGGGCTACGGCCCCGGGGGGGTGCGGCTCAACTCGGACCAGGACCAGGGCCTCGTGATGTCCTGGGACTCCTTTCTGAACCAGTGGAACAAGACCGGACGGTGGACCCTGTGGATCACGCCCTGA
- a CDS encoding thermonuclease family protein: protein MVALPDGREEVRLIGLDAPELAQEWGEEARAFSEGFCSGAALSLSFDRELRDRYGRLLAYVRCDGRLLNEALLRAGLAVTLPVKPNVSLARRFKRAEKEARAEKRGFWAQGGLQMSPSRFRRQHPRGGPHAPDKTPGT, encoded by the coding sequence GTGGTGGCCCTGCCGGACGGCCGGGAGGAGGTCCGGCTCATCGGCCTGGACGCCCCGGAACTGGCCCAGGAATGGGGCGAGGAGGCCCGCGCGTTCAGCGAGGGATTCTGTTCCGGCGCGGCCCTGAGCCTGTCCTTCGACCGCGAGTTGCGCGACCGCTACGGCAGGCTCCTGGCCTACGTGCGCTGCGACGGCCGCCTGCTCAACGAGGCCCTGCTCCGGGCCGGGCTGGCCGTGACCCTGCCGGTGAAGCCCAACGTCTCCCTGGCCCGGCGCTTCAAGCGCGCCGAAAAGGAGGCCAGGGCCGAAAAGCGGGGCTTCTGGGCCCAGGGCGGGCTCCAGATGAGCCCCTCGCGATTCCGCCGCCAGCACCCGCGCGGCGGGCCCCATGCCCCGGACAAGACGCCCGGGACGTGA
- a CDS encoding glycosyltransferase, with protein sequence MRQLRVLHLITAVETGGAETFLCRLLSRLPRERFKSRVVSMVRPGHLGGRIRAQGIPLATLGMRRGLPSVGAVRKLMEMLQDFQPDVVQTWLHHADLLGLIATRLAVESNLVWNLRNSRLDDAPWTTRAVVWTCARLSRLPEAVLTNSEAARDQHRALGFRPRRFEVLPNGIDCAEFRPDPEVRAALRKEFGVSPETPLAGMLARYAPMKNHAGFLRAAALVLKELPEARFLLCGTGASQVNRELLALVEKNGLRGKVILAGYRQDAPRVLNALDALCVPSTCESFPNAAAEAMSCGVPCAVTDTGDAARLVGDAGRVVPPGDEPALAGALAGLLALPPDQRAALAARCRERIETRFSLDAAARAYADFYEGLAGER encoded by the coding sequence ATGAGGCAGCTGCGCGTCCTGCACCTCATCACGGCCGTGGAGACCGGCGGGGCCGAGACCTTCCTCTGCCGCCTGCTCTCGCGCCTGCCCCGCGAACGCTTCAAGTCCCGGGTGGTGAGCATGGTCCGGCCCGGGCACCTGGGCGGCCGCATCCGGGCCCAGGGCATCCCCCTGGCCACCCTGGGCATGCGCCGGGGCCTGCCCTCGGTGGGCGCGGTGCGCAAGCTCATGGAGATGCTCCAGGACTTCCAGCCGGACGTGGTCCAGACCTGGCTGCACCACGCCGACCTCCTGGGCCTCATCGCCACCCGCCTGGCCGTGGAGTCGAACCTGGTCTGGAACCTGCGCAACTCCCGCCTGGACGACGCGCCCTGGACCACCCGGGCCGTGGTCTGGACCTGCGCCAGGCTCTCGCGCCTGCCCGAGGCCGTGCTGACCAACTCCGAGGCCGCCCGCGACCAGCACCGGGCCCTGGGCTTCCGGCCGCGCCGCTTCGAGGTCCTGCCCAACGGCATCGACTGCGCCGAATTCCGTCCCGACCCGGAGGTCCGCGCGGCCCTGCGCAAGGAGTTCGGGGTCTCCCCGGAGACTCCCCTGGCGGGCATGCTGGCCCGCTACGCGCCGATGAAGAACCACGCCGGATTCCTGCGCGCCGCCGCCCTGGTGCTCAAGGAGCTGCCCGAGGCCCGTTTCCTGCTCTGCGGCACGGGCGCGTCCCAGGTGAACCGCGAACTCCTGGCCCTGGTGGAGAAGAACGGCCTGCGCGGCAAGGTCATCCTGGCCGGATACCGCCAGGACGCCCCGCGCGTGCTGAACGCCCTGGACGCGCTCTGCGTGCCCTCGACCTGCGAGAGTTTTCCCAACGCGGCGGCCGAGGCCATGAGCTGCGGCGTGCCCTGCGCCGTGACGGACACCGGCGACGCCGCGCGCCTGGTCGGCGACGCGGGCCGGGTGGTCCCGCCGGGCGACGAGCCCGCCCTGGCCGGGGCCCTGGCCGGGCTGCTGGCCCTGCCGCCGGACCAGCGGGCCGCGCTGGCCGCGCGCTGCCGCGAGCGCATCGAGACGCGCTTCTCCCTGGACGCGGCCGCCCGGGCCTACGCCGATTTCTACGAGGGCCTGGCCGGGGAACGCTGA
- a CDS encoding tetratricopeptide repeat protein, producing the protein MDHALKTLAFLLLTAFLAGCSLPQVTIHEDPLSPAEHLTLGLAALQRGDPARAADECEDAGDEPGALTCRADALYLQGDKDRAEKIYRKALKRNPDDATALNNLAWLLFEADRNLDEAEKLAARAVSLAPKERAADYADTLNRIRTLRAARALSGDRR; encoded by the coding sequence GTGGATCACGCCCTGAAGACCCTCGCCTTCCTGCTGCTGACGGCTTTCCTCGCGGGCTGCTCCCTGCCGCAGGTGACCATCCACGAGGACCCGCTCTCGCCCGCCGAGCACCTGACCCTGGGCTTGGCCGCGCTCCAGCGCGGCGACCCGGCCCGGGCCGCCGACGAATGCGAGGACGCGGGCGACGAGCCCGGAGCCCTGACCTGCCGGGCCGACGCCCTCTATCTCCAGGGCGACAAGGACCGGGCCGAGAAGATCTACCGCAAGGCCCTGAAGCGGAACCCGGACGACGCCACGGCCCTGAACAACTTGGCCTGGCTGCTCTTCGAGGCGGACCGGAACCTGGACGAGGCCGAGAAGCTGGCCGCCCGGGCCGTGTCCCTGGCCCCCAAGGAGCGGGCCGCGGACTACGCCGACACCCTGAACCGCATCCGCACCCTGCGGGCCGCGCGCGCCCTCTCGGGGGACCGGCGATGA
- a CDS encoding DVU3141 family protein, which translates to MKSWHPCSILLLLLALLPAGCGGSPSPAPKQDIAPQPKAETPVLDFLAANEQGASATLDDPAFGQGVHVVLDARFFSATGEECKRAMLTAADHDTEVVVACRRPDGSWRLAPRIWGQGLPR; encoded by the coding sequence ATGAAATCCTGGCATCCCTGTTCCATTCTCCTGCTGCTCCTGGCCCTGCTCCCGGCGGGCTGCGGCGGCTCGCCCAGCCCCGCGCCGAAGCAGGACATCGCGCCCCAGCCCAAGGCCGAAACCCCGGTGCTGGACTTCCTGGCCGCCAACGAGCAGGGCGCCTCGGCCACCCTGGACGACCCGGCCTTCGGCCAGGGCGTGCACGTGGTCCTGGACGCCCGCTTCTTCTCGGCCACGGGCGAGGAGTGCAAGCGCGCCATGCTCACCGCCGCCGACCACGACACCGAGGTGGTGGTGGCCTGCCGCCGCCCGGACGGCTCCTGGCGGCTGGCCCCGCGCATCTGGGGCCAGGGCCTGCCGCGCTGA
- a CDS encoding PA2779 family protein: MTRCIDARPFRLMAVFMALFMWTLAFVPRAEAGFVASQALTDSAATRSQDIATVERVLQNKVVKQRLQELGYSDQEVRDRLAGLSDQELNQLAGRIDTVAPAGDGFGFVIGLLVVAILIVILLILADKRVSIH, translated from the coding sequence ATGACCCGCTGCATCGACGCCCGTCCGTTCCGGCTCATGGCCGTGTTCATGGCCCTGTTCATGTGGACCCTGGCCTTCGTGCCCCGCGCCGAGGCCGGATTCGTGGCCTCCCAGGCCCTGACCGACTCCGCCGCGACCCGGAGCCAGGACATCGCCACCGTGGAGCGCGTGCTCCAGAACAAGGTGGTCAAACAGCGCCTGCAGGAGCTCGGCTACTCCGACCAGGAAGTGCGCGACCGCCTGGCCGGCCTTTCGGACCAGGAGCTGAACCAGCTGGCCGGGCGCATCGACACCGTGGCCCCGGCGGGCGACGGCTTCGGCTTCGTCATCGGCCTGCTCGTGGTGGCCATCCTGATCGTGATCCTGCTCATCCTGGCCGACAAGCGGGTGTCCATCCACTAG